From the genome of Spirosomataceae bacterium TFI 002, one region includes:
- a CDS encoding DbpA RNA binding domain-containing protein, whose product MQARILQKLNIEALNEMQIAAQAAIRTKNEVILLSPTGSGKTLAFLLPIVEKLRAELSKIQAVVIVPSRELAIQIEQVAREMGTGLKINAFYGGRSFNKDRMDLNHPPALLIGTPGRVADHLRRRTFEIDSLKILVLDEFDKSLEIGFESDMRDIVNTLSAVERKILTSATSGIEIPNFLALKNPQKLDFLGDSESKLQIKMINSPTKDKLETLEKVLKSLAGEPGIIFCNYKDNIQYVSDFLSDKGIAHGCFFGGMEQQDRERALIKFRNGTHQLIIATDLAARGIDIPELKFIIHYQLPNREEEFIHRNGRTARMNAEGTAYVIAYPKSGLPHYMVGFPSTDISEVTSEEQEAEITNWATVFVSGGRGDKISKGDIAGYFMKVGGLSKDEIGSIELKQDCAFVGVLDSKADKLIALLNNTKLKTKKVRMYLA is encoded by the coding sequence ATGCAAGCAAGAATACTCCAAAAACTCAATATTGAAGCACTCAATGAAATGCAAATTGCTGCCCAAGCAGCTATTCGCACTAAAAATGAGGTAATCTTGCTTTCGCCTACGGGTTCGGGTAAAACATTGGCTTTTTTACTTCCTATTGTTGAAAAACTAAGAGCCGAGCTATCCAAAATACAGGCGGTGGTGATAGTCCCATCTAGAGAACTGGCCATTCAGATAGAACAAGTTGCTAGAGAAATGGGTACTGGACTAAAAATTAATGCCTTTTACGGTGGTCGATCTTTCAATAAAGACCGCATGGACCTCAATCATCCACCAGCACTTTTGATAGGAACTCCTGGAAGGGTAGCAGATCATTTGAGAAGGAGGACTTTTGAAATAGATTCTTTAAAAATATTGGTCTTAGATGAGTTCGACAAGTCGCTAGAGATTGGTTTTGAATCCGATATGAGAGATATTGTGAATACGCTTTCAGCCGTAGAACGAAAAATATTGACCTCTGCAACTTCTGGAATCGAGATACCCAACTTTTTAGCACTTAAAAACCCTCAGAAGCTGGACTTCTTGGGTGATAGTGAGTCTAAGTTGCAAATCAAAATGATCAATTCTCCTACCAAAGATAAACTCGAAACTTTGGAGAAAGTATTGAAAAGCTTGGCAGGAGAGCCCGGAATCATATTTTGCAATTACAAAGACAACATTCAGTATGTGAGCGACTTTTTGAGTGATAAAGGTATCGCACATGGTTGTTTCTTTGGAGGAATGGAGCAACAAGATCGCGAAAGAGCGTTGATCAAATTTCGTAACGGAACCCACCAACTCATCATTGCTACTGACCTTGCGGCAAGAGGTATTGACATTCCTGAACTAAAATTTATCATTCACTATCAGTTACCCAATAGAGAGGAAGAGTTCATTCACCGAAACGGCCGTACCGCTAGAATGAATGCAGAAGGAACTGCCTATGTCATTGCTTATCCTAAGAGCGGACTACCACATTATATGGTTGGATTTCCTTCTACAGACATAAGTGAAGTAACTAGTGAGGAACAAGAAGCTGAAATCACGAACTGGGCGACTGTTTTTGTTTCAGGCGGAAGAGGTGATAAAATCTCCAAAGGTGACATTGCTGGCTATTTCATGAAAGTGGGAGGACTCAGCAAAGACGAAATTGGTAGCATCGAACTAAAACAAGACTGTGCATTTGTAGGTGTATTGGACTCCAAAGCCGATAAACTTATTGCTCTGTTAAATAATACGAAGTTAAAAACTAAGAAAGTACGCATGTATTTGGCCTAA
- a CDS encoding Tetratricopeptide repeat-containing protein: MNRPCIIIGFTKLLLVYFTLLGAHSALAQNQKFSLDEVIERRDTSFINVHTAIGQIGRDTTLVKEFIEKCRAADYPEGMTVGLDRLAINYRNASQYDKAISVHKEALVYSERCKSIIFKVTSLNMLGVVYRRIDRVKEGMDAHQEALELIDKSGLNDHNALKSTAVSHNSIGNIYLTMREGDLALKEFALSMDIERKIDNKLGLAINYQNIGGIYEEKGQLDKALESFEMSLAYNDSISSDYGRVICKNSIGNIYILQGKYQQALDLVLPTISVAEKNGDMYYIVETYTNTGRGYLGINNLPKAQFYLEKALDVAKKHSLQFYIAENYKHLSKLSEQQGDFKKAFEYSELFYENEKKFLNKENQDYVANLIMKYDSEKKKDTIDLLEKENELVNLKLSDNKKLFTALVLVLVLLSGLLYFFYRQHKLKSEKELLSMEQTMLRSQMNPHFIFNSLNSIKLYIINNDKDKAVYYLNKFSKLIRAILTTSQERDITLHDELATMELYMNIENIRFSNKINFETSIDPHINTNQIKIPSMILQPFLENAIWHGLSSKEGDKRVSLKVQKATENVVEIQIEDNGIGRKRSREINSNKTLNRKSIGIQLTQDRLENYFKKTEGEYSIHIYDLEDEKGFPTGTMVSIKLPAKYMNLHHELEMEA; the protein is encoded by the coding sequence ATGAACAGGCCTTGCATAATCATAGGTTTCACGAAGCTCTTGCTAGTGTATTTTACACTTTTGGGAGCTCACTCGGCCTTGGCACAGAACCAAAAGTTCAGTTTAGATGAAGTTATAGAAAGAAGAGATACTAGTTTTATAAATGTTCATACCGCAATTGGTCAGATAGGACGTGACACCACATTGGTCAAAGAGTTTATTGAAAAGTGTAGAGCAGCGGATTACCCTGAGGGCATGACCGTTGGATTAGATAGACTAGCAATCAACTATAGAAATGCCTCGCAATACGATAAAGCAATAAGTGTCCATAAAGAAGCATTGGTATATTCTGAAAGGTGTAAGAGCATCATCTTTAAGGTAACCAGCCTAAATATGCTCGGTGTGGTTTATCGAAGAATTGACAGAGTGAAAGAGGGAATGGACGCCCATCAAGAGGCATTGGAGCTTATTGATAAAAGTGGACTCAATGACCACAATGCTCTTAAAAGCACTGCCGTTTCACACAATAGCATTGGAAATATATATCTCACGATGCGGGAAGGTGACCTAGCCTTAAAAGAGTTCGCACTTTCAATGGACATAGAACGAAAAATTGATAATAAGCTTGGTCTCGCCATAAACTACCAGAATATTGGGGGTATTTATGAGGAAAAAGGTCAATTGGACAAAGCATTGGAGTCTTTTGAAATGTCATTGGCTTATAATGACAGTATTAGCTCCGATTACGGCAGAGTGATTTGTAAGAATAGCATAGGAAATATCTATATACTTCAAGGTAAATATCAACAAGCTTTGGACCTTGTTTTACCTACTATCTCGGTAGCTGAAAAAAACGGCGATATGTACTATATTGTTGAAACCTATACCAATACCGGTAGAGGTTACTTAGGAATTAATAACTTACCCAAAGCTCAATTTTACCTTGAAAAGGCACTGGATGTTGCAAAAAAACATAGCCTCCAATTCTATATTGCAGAGAACTATAAACACCTCTCCAAGTTGAGTGAGCAGCAGGGAGACTTTAAGAAAGCTTTTGAATACAGCGAGCTCTTTTACGAAAATGAGAAGAAATTTCTCAATAAAGAAAATCAAGATTACGTCGCCAACCTGATCATGAAATATGATTCGGAAAAAAAGAAAGACACCATTGACCTACTTGAGAAAGAAAATGAACTTGTAAATCTAAAACTAAGCGATAACAAGAAGCTTTTCACAGCTCTCGTATTGGTGTTGGTTCTTTTAAGTGGTCTACTTTACTTTTTCTATAGACAGCACAAACTTAAAAGTGAAAAGGAGCTATTAAGCATGGAACAAACTATGCTTCGTTCTCAAATGAACCCTCATTTTATTTTTAATTCGCTCAATTCAATAAAGCTTTATATCATCAATAACGATAAAGACAAAGCAGTATATTATCTAAATAAATTCTCGAAACTAATAAGGGCGATACTCACAACCTCGCAAGAACGTGATATCACATTACACGACGAGCTAGCCACGATGGAACTCTATATGAACATTGAAAACATCAGGTTTTCAAATAAAATCAACTTTGAAACAAGTATAGATCCACATATTAACACGAATCAAATTAAAATCCCGTCCATGATCCTCCAGCCATTTTTGGAAAATGCAATCTGGCATGGACTTTCTTCAAAAGAAGGAGATAAAAGAGTGAGTCTTAAAGTTCAAAAAGCAACTGAAAATGTCGTCGAAATCCAAATCGAAGACAATGGAATAGGACGAAAAAGATCAAGAGAAATCAACTCCAATAAAACGCTCAACCGCAAATCTATTGGTATTCAACTAACCCAAGATAGACTTGAGAATTACTTTAAAAAAACTGAAGGTGAATACTCAATTCATATTTACGACCTTGAGGACGAAAAAGGCTTCCCAACTGGTACAATGGTCAGCATCAAGTTGCCCGCAAAATACATGAACCTACATCACGAGCTTGAAATGGAAGCTTAG
- a CDS encoding integral membrane protein codes for MTQKLVKYLRIIGFAEGCSYLLFAVTMPLKYVYDMPKPNYFVGSAHGFLFLAYIALVLIVSYKMKWKLITTFWALLASLIPFGTFVADKKIFSQLTLAK; via the coding sequence ATGACTCAAAAACTCGTCAAATACTTACGAATTATTGGCTTTGCAGAAGGCTGCTCATATTTGCTTTTTGCTGTTACAATGCCATTAAAATATGTTTACGACATGCCAAAACCCAATTACTTTGTGGGTTCGGCTCATGGATTCTTATTCCTTGCATACATTGCCTTAGTGCTTATAGTAAGTTATAAGATGAAATGGAAACTGATCACTACCTTTTGGGCATTGTTAGCTTCTTTGATACCTTTTGGCACTTTTGTAGCCGATAAGAAAATATTTTCGCAACTCACTTTGGCAAAATAA
- a CDS encoding two component transcriptional regulator, LytTR family, with amino-acid sequence MMIKVVLVDDEPKALQGLQWELENFCPNVVVVGTFDKPQLALQFLKENDDIDGLFLDIEMPGMDGFQLLDQIPNRQFSVIITTAYDQYGINAIKERALDYLLKPIDSDDLSEAVKKLEEQISNSTVKDKFEQTLMDIVSKTNSSTKKIGINSDGKIIFLMPEEIILCEADGNYTKVYLEDNKTIFVTQTLKKIEEKLSGDEFFRIHNSFIINLTKVKEYLKTESYIVLSNNKTVPVARQRKSIFLDMF; translated from the coding sequence ATGATGATCAAAGTAGTACTCGTAGATGACGAACCAAAAGCCTTACAAGGGCTGCAGTGGGAATTAGAAAATTTCTGCCCAAATGTTGTAGTCGTGGGTACATTTGACAAACCCCAATTAGCCTTACAATTCTTAAAAGAAAATGACGATATCGACGGGCTTTTTCTTGACATAGAAATGCCAGGGATGGATGGTTTCCAACTCCTAGACCAAATCCCTAATCGACAATTCTCAGTTATCATCACTACAGCTTACGATCAGTATGGTATCAATGCCATAAAAGAGCGTGCGTTGGATTATTTACTCAAGCCAATTGATAGTGATGACCTCTCTGAGGCAGTAAAAAAGCTTGAAGAGCAAATTTCAAATAGTACTGTTAAAGATAAATTTGAACAGACACTCATGGATATTGTCTCTAAGACAAACTCATCCACTAAAAAAATAGGAATAAATAGCGACGGAAAAATCATTTTCCTGATGCCAGAAGAAATCATTTTGTGTGAGGCTGATGGAAACTATACCAAAGTCTACCTCGAAGACAATAAAACAATTTTTGTAACACAAACGTTAAAGAAAATTGAAGAAAAACTCTCAGGAGACGAGTTTTTCAGAATACACAATTCTTTTATAATCAATCTAACTAAAGTCAAAGAATATTTAAAAACAGAGTCGTATATAGTACTGAGTAACAATAAAACGGTTCCAGTTGCTAGACAAAGAAAATCAATATTCTTGGATATGTTTTAA
- a CDS encoding LytTr DNA-binding domain-containing protein, translated as MKTFTTSTGNAYLVMDYGKNSIPTDDIKYIEGDGNYSNFQLSKGKSFISSFTLRTFTSKLNEERGFFSPRKGLLINLNYANEIVTRGNSKFIKMKDGKELQLSRRKGRELIDFLKDTKWDIGV; from the coding sequence ATGAAAACTTTTACTACATCTACTGGAAATGCCTACCTAGTAATGGATTACGGCAAAAACAGCATCCCTACTGACGACATCAAGTATATAGAAGGAGATGGCAACTATAGTAACTTCCAGCTTTCAAAGGGTAAATCGTTTATTAGCTCTTTTACGCTTAGAACTTTTACTTCTAAGTTAAATGAAGAGAGGGGCTTTTTCTCACCGAGGAAAGGGCTTCTTATCAATTTAAACTACGCAAATGAAATTGTGACTAGAGGAAATTCAAAATTCATTAAAATGAAGGATGGGAAAGAGCTACAACTTTCGAGAAGAAAGGGCAGGGAATTAATTGATTTTTTGAAGGACACTAAGTGGGATATTGGGGTTTAG
- a CDS encoding Uncharacterized conserved protein: protein MKNTDPQPNNPLHGITLKEILTYLKARYGWEGLAEQVNVNCFKNNPTMNSSLVFLRKTPWARQKVEKFYLWAVKH from the coding sequence ATGAAAAACACAGATCCACAACCAAATAATCCACTTCACGGAATTACGCTAAAAGAAATACTGACTTACCTCAAAGCCAGGTATGGCTGGGAAGGGCTTGCTGAACAAGTAAATGTCAATTGTTTTAAAAATAACCCAACCATGAACTCAAGTCTGGTTTTCCTTCGTAAAACTCCATGGGCTAGGCAGAAAGTGGAGAAATTTTACCTTTGGGCTGTTAAGCACTAA